The proteins below come from a single Bacteroidota bacterium genomic window:
- a CDS encoding RNA methyltransferase yields the protein MLSKNQLKFVNSLKQKKNRDDLGLFIAEGEKLAAEILKSMISVKHVFATAKWIAENPSVNSVILVSNDELNKISELSTPNSVLLVCEMPKSNLDIPKLKGKLVIALDDIRDPGNMGTIIRTADWFGIKTIICSLNCVDVYNPKTVQSTMGSITRVHVSYQHLNDFIGEYKSLDEPIYGAVLGGKNIYEQDLQKSGLIVIGNESKGISDELQKTLTFPVSIPSYNSGAAKAESLNAAIATAILCAEFMRRFPIEL from the coding sequence ATGTTGTCAAAAAATCAACTAAAATTTGTTAACTCCCTAAAACAGAAAAAGAACAGGGATGATCTTGGCTTATTCATTGCAGAAGGAGAAAAGTTAGCTGCTGAGATTTTAAAATCTATGATTTCAGTTAAGCACGTTTTTGCCACTGCTAAATGGATTGCAGAGAACCCCTCTGTTAATTCTGTAATTTTAGTAAGTAACGATGAATTAAACAAGATAAGTGAGCTTTCAACTCCAAACTCTGTTTTGTTGGTATGTGAGATGCCTAAATCTAATTTGGATATACCTAAGTTGAAAGGTAAATTGGTAATTGCGCTGGACGATATTCGTGACCCAGGAAATATGGGAACTATTATTAGAACAGCCGATTGGTTTGGAATTAAAACAATAATCTGCTCATTAAATTGTGTAGATGTCTATAACCCCAAAACAGTGCAATCTACAATGGGCTCGATTACTAGAGTGCATGTAAGTTATCAGCACTTGAATGATTTTATTGGAGAGTATAAAAGTTTGGATGAGCCTATCTATGGAGCTGTTTTGGGAGGGAAAAATATATATGAACAAGACCTACAAAAATCCGGACTAATTGTTATTGGAAACGAATCGAAAGGTATTTCGGATGAATTGCAAAAAACACTTACTTTTCCAGTAAGTATTCCATCTTATAATTCAGGCGCTGCAAAAGCGGAATCGCTTAACGCTGCAATTGCAACAGCCATCTTATGTGCAGAATTTATGCGCAGATTTCCAATTGAGTTATAA
- a CDS encoding DUF465 domain-containing protein gives MEKHDLLHEFPQHKQKIHDLKVSDNHFRKLFDEYHEVDHHIHRIETDAEKTTDDHLTELRKKRVHIKDQLYTYLK, from the coding sequence ATGGAAAAGCACGATTTATTGCACGAATTCCCTCAACACAAACAAAAAATTCATGATTTAAAAGTATCAGACAATCACTTTAGAAAGCTATTTGACGAATACCATGAGGTAGATCATCATATTCATCGAATAGAGACCGATGCGGAAAAAACAACAGATGATCATTTAACAGAATTACGAAAAAAAAGAGTGCACATAAAAGACCAACTATACACGTACTTAAAGTAG
- a CDS encoding metallophosphoesterase, protein MTTPLLLFFRFILFILFLLVIDWYVFRGFKTALSSMQNDRLKLFIFYGFWTINIAFIALVVFGILNFSRNTEPSGRLFFLVGSFFILLTVPKLIITLFLLTEDVVRIFRAAVLWTMNTFIYRSVENKGIWMARREFISQLSIVIAAIPFVGIIHGILKGRYKYTVHKVTLTFKDLPDAFHGFKITQLSDIHAGSFDNYEAVKKGGELANAQKSDMVVFTGDLVNNFAHEIKPWIDLFKTLDAPFGKYSITGNHDYADYVEWKTLDEKRANFNALLSAHAEMGFKILLNENISVTKNGQSIRLIGIENWGAGGFAKYGDFEKSLEGVIPAEFKILLSHDPSHWENQVLNHKQHIHLALAGHTHGMQFGIEIPGIKWSPVKYRYPRWAGLYEEKSKYLYVNRGFGFIGFPGRVGIWPEVTVIELQKG, encoded by the coding sequence ATGACTACACCACTCCTTCTTTTTTTTCGCTTTATACTCTTCATTCTTTTTTTGCTAGTTATAGACTGGTATGTTTTTCGAGGATTCAAAACAGCCTTGAGTAGCATGCAAAATGATAGACTTAAGCTTTTTATCTTTTATGGCTTTTGGACAATAAATATTGCTTTTATTGCACTTGTTGTTTTTGGGATTTTAAATTTTTCCAGAAACACAGAACCTTCAGGAAGGTTGTTTTTTTTGGTAGGCTCTTTTTTTATTCTTTTAACGGTTCCTAAATTAATTATTACACTTTTTTTGCTTACCGAAGATGTGGTGCGAATTTTTAGAGCTGCAGTGCTTTGGACAATGAATACATTTATTTATAGAAGTGTTGAAAATAAGGGGATTTGGATGGCACGCAGAGAATTTATAAGCCAATTGAGCATTGTAATAGCCGCTATTCCTTTTGTTGGAATTATTCATGGAATTTTAAAAGGACGCTACAAATACACTGTTCATAAGGTAACGCTTACATTTAAGGATTTACCTGATGCATTTCATGGATTTAAAATTACTCAACTATCCGATATACATGCCGGAAGTTTTGATAATTACGAAGCGGTAAAAAAAGGGGGTGAATTGGCAAATGCGCAAAAGTCGGATATGGTTGTTTTTACGGGAGATTTAGTCAATAATTTTGCACACGAAATAAAACCATGGATAGATTTATTTAAAACATTAGATGCTCCATTTGGAAAGTATTCGATAACAGGAAATCATGATTATGCGGATTATGTAGAGTGGAAAACGTTGGACGAGAAGCGAGCTAATTTTAATGCACTTTTAAGTGCACATGCCGAAATGGGTTTTAAAATATTGCTGAACGAGAATATTTCTGTAACCAAGAATGGACAATCCATACGGCTTATTGGCATAGAAAATTGGGGGGCTGGAGGTTTTGCTAAATATGGAGATTTTGAAAAATCGCTGGAAGGAGTTATTCCGGCAGAGTTTAAAATACTTCTTTCGCACGACCCATCCCATTGGGAAAATCAAGTACTTAATCATAAACAACATATACATTTAGCACTTGCAGGTCATACACACGGTATGCAGTTTGGCATTGAAATTCCGGGAATAAAATGGAGCCCTGTTAAATATAGATATCCTAGGTGGGCAGGATTGTATGAAGAAAAAAGCAAATACTTATACGTAAACAGAGGATTTGGATTTATTGGATTCCCCGGCAGAGTTGGCATTTGGCCAGAGGTAACTGTAATTGAATTACAAAAAGGCTAA
- a CDS encoding agmatinase family protein, whose protein sequence is MTSKQDKIKNFDPNDLGDRNNNIFGLPYTTNEAEIVFLPVPWEVTVSYGGGTVNGPEAIFDASFQVDLFDPKVKDAWKIGYAMDTMPKELKTKSKNLRKKAEAFIRALEAGKVTKQQHAIQKEVNAECEKMNAYVKSKSKSFLTKNKIVGLVGGDHSTPLGLMQALSEKHKSFAILQIDAHADLRDAYEGFTYSHASIMFNALKIKNISKLVQVGIRDYCEDEVNIINNSKGRVKTYFDKDIKHAQYKGKTWNAICTDIIKQLPELIYISFDIDGLDPKLCPNTGTPVAGGFEFEQAVYLIEKLVDAGKKIISFDINEVSPSKDEWDANVGARLLYRIANLAALSNGKHN, encoded by the coding sequence ATGACATCAAAACAAGATAAAATAAAGAATTTCGACCCTAATGATTTAGGAGATAGAAACAACAATATATTTGGATTGCCATATACAACTAATGAGGCAGAAATTGTTTTCTTACCCGTGCCATGGGAGGTTACTGTATCTTATGGCGGAGGAACCGTAAATGGTCCGGAAGCCATTTTTGATGCATCTTTCCAAGTTGACCTATTCGACCCAAAGGTAAAAGATGCTTGGAAGATAGGCTATGCAATGGATACAATGCCTAAAGAATTAAAAACCAAAAGTAAAAATCTACGAAAAAAAGCAGAAGCCTTTATTCGCGCATTAGAAGCCGGAAAGGTAACGAAACAACAACATGCTATTCAAAAAGAAGTGAATGCGGAGTGCGAAAAAATGAATGCATATGTAAAAAGCAAAAGTAAATCGTTTTTAACAAAAAATAAAATTGTTGGGCTTGTAGGTGGCGACCATAGCACACCGCTTGGACTAATGCAGGCATTGAGTGAAAAACACAAATCGTTTGCCATATTGCAAATTGATGCACATGCCGATTTACGCGATGCATACGAAGGTTTTACCTACTCACATGCTTCCATTATGTTCAATGCGTTGAAAATTAAAAATATTTCAAAGCTAGTGCAAGTAGGTATTAGAGACTATTGTGAGGACGAAGTAAACATTATTAATAATTCCAAAGGAAGAGTAAAAACATATTTTGATAAAGATATAAAGCACGCACAATACAAAGGAAAAACCTGGAATGCAATTTGTACAGATATCATAAAGCAACTACCGGAGCTTATATATATCAGTTTTGATATTGATGGTCTTGACCCTAAATTATGCCCAAATACAGGCACTCCGGTGGCCGGAGGATTTGAATTTGAACAAGCTGTTTATCTTATTGAGAAATTAGTTGATGCAGGCAAAAAAATTATTTCGTTCGATATAAACGAAGTGTCACCAAGCAAAGATGAGTGGGATGCAAACGTTGGTGCACGTTTACTTTATAGAATTGCTAACCTAGCGGCATTATCCAATGGAAAGCACAACTAA
- a CDS encoding RNA methyltransferase — protein sequence MESTTNLDQLISFFSEFVSESRLQRFNEVIANRTRHITVVLEDIYQSHNASAVLRSCDCFGIQDVHIIEQRNKYTINPDVAMGAYKWINMHKYRSPENPTKECLQHLKSKGYTIVATSPHKSSYKLDTLPIDKKIALVFGTEIDGITSQVMEEADEFITIPMFGFTESFNISVSAALIMYELTKRLHKSELNWHLSEDEQKVIMLEWLKNTVNKPELLEKEFYARK from the coding sequence ATGGAAAGCACAACTAATTTAGATCAACTTATTTCTTTTTTTTCGGAGTTTGTTTCGGAATCTCGCTTGCAGCGGTTCAACGAAGTAATTGCAAACAGAACGAGGCATATTACTGTAGTACTTGAGGATATTTATCAATCGCACAATGCGAGCGCTGTGCTTAGATCATGCGACTGCTTTGGTATTCAAGATGTACATATCATTGAGCAAAGAAACAAATACACCATTAATCCGGATGTGGCTATGGGAGCTTACAAATGGATAAATATGCATAAATACAGGAGCCCTGAAAATCCTACTAAAGAATGCTTACAGCATTTGAAAAGCAAAGGCTACACTATTGTAGCAACTTCTCCGCACAAGAGCAGTTACAAGTTAGATACGCTTCCCATTGATAAAAAAATTGCATTGGTATTCGGCACAGAAATTGATGGAATAACAAGTCAAGTAATGGAGGAGGCGGATGAATTTATTACCATCCCAATGTTTGGTTTTACAGAGAGTTTTAATATTTCTGTTTCTGCTGCTCTCATTATGTATGAACTAACAAAGCGATTGCACAAATCTGAACTTAACTGGCACTTGTCAGAAGATGAACAAAAGGTAATTATGCTAGAATGGCTTAAAAACACGGTAAATAAGCCAGAATTACTAGAAAAAGAATTTTACGCAAGAAAGTAG